Below is a window of Geomonas oryzisoli DNA.
CGGCCCTGGCCCCGGCAGGGACGATGTCGGCACCGGGAGGAAGAACCGGGCGAAGCTCCTTGAGCACCCGCGCCCCCTCTTCCCCTTCCGGCAGCACCAGGTCGATGCGCGACAGGCGCCCGACCATGCCCAGGAGTTCCTGCGCGGTCGAGATGTCGCACACCAGCACCGAGGCGAGCGCCGCCCGGCTCACCTCGTCGGGTGGCTCCAGGAACCCGGCCAGCGTCAGCTGTCGCCTGACACCGGCACCGTCCGCCGGGAAGGCGGCGCCGCGTTTCAGGCCGCGCTCGGCCGCGCTCTCCGCGAGCATCAGCACGGAGCCCGGACGCGTCATGAGATCGGTGAGCATGCCGCGGTCGGCAAAGTGCGAGGAGAAGGTCCTGATGGGGGGCTCGGAAAAGGGATCGATGCCGATCAACTGGAAGGTGCGCCCGGAGAGCTGCAGGTGCCCGGTCACCACCGGGGCGCAGCCGCGGAAGCGAAGCCCGACGCGGATCGTGCGGTAGAGGCCGTCGGGAAGGCCGGTGGGGCCGCCGACCACCTGGTGCGTGGCCCGCCCCGCCACGGTCTCGGCGGCGAGCCGGAAGGCGCGCTGCGCGGCCTCGTTGGCGTGGTCCACCGCGGTAACCACGGCCACGCCGAGGGCGACGCCGAGTACGGCGAGCACGGTGAGCCAGGGATGACGCAGCACGTTGCGCATCCCGGCGCGCCACAGGATCACGGTTTCCCCCCAACAGGGACGGCGCTGTCCACGAGGACGCCGTCCCTGATGGTCAACACCCGGTCGGCGAGGGTGGCGACCTCGCCGCTGTGGGTCACCAGGACCAGGGTGGTGCCGGCCGGGCGAAGCAGGCGCTGGAACAGATCAAGCACCTGGCGGCCGGTATCCGCATCCAGGTTCCCGGTCGGCTCGTCGGCAAGGACCAGCTTGGGGGCGTGCACCAGGGCGCGGGCCACGGCGACCCGCTGCTGCTCGCCGCCGGAGAGCCGGTCGGGAAAGGCGCGGGCCCGGTCGGCAAGGCCGACGGCATCGAGCAGCTCGCCGGCGCGGCGGCGCTGTGCGGGGGTGAGGAGCCCGGCCAGTTCCAGGGGAAGCAGGACATTCTCCTCGACGGTGAGGGTGGGGATAAGGTTGTAAAACTGGAAAACGAAACCGATGTGGTTGCGGCGGAACAGGGTGCGTTCACGCTCGGACAGGCGGTTCAGGGCGGCGCCGTCCACCCGCACCTCCCCCCGGTCGGGAAGGTCGATGCCGCTGATCAGGTTCAGCAGGGTGGACTTTCCGGAACCGCTGCGCCCGAGCAGGAAGACCCAGGAGCCGGGGTCTATGGCGAGGGAGGCGTTGCGGAACACGACCCGCTCCCGGTCCCCCTCGCTGAAGCTCTTGCCGACCCCGTTAAGTTCGACAATCGGTTCTGCCATCGCATGTCCTTTGGCCTAAGCGGCGGGAACTCCCGATCAGCTTCCCTGCTTCGCCTGCAGGGCCTCCTGCTGGGCCCGCTCCATCTTCTTGTTGCTGAGGTAGGCGGCCTTGTCGATCTCCTTCAACTGGCGGGGATACTTGGCGGTCAGGTCGTACCAGCGGTTCAGGCGCTGCTCGAAGCGCTGCCCCTCCGGATACTTCTGCGTGTCCAGGTAGGTCTGCAGGGCGAGATAGTAGCGCATGGTGTTGCGCTCCACGGCACCGCGCACGCCGTCGATGTAGGTCTGTTTGCCGTCCTCCCCTACCAGGGTGAAGCCGACCTTGTCCCGCCCGAGGGTGGCGAAGTAGGTCTTGATGGCCATGCGCGCCATGGTGCCGTGGCTGTAGGTGTAGCTGAAGTGCAGGAAGGTACCCTGTCCCTCCAGCGGCACGGCCTGCACCCCGATGCGGTGGTCCTTGGTGCCGAAGGGTCCCTCCTCACCCACCAGGGCGAGTTCCAGGTAGTCGGGCTGGCTGGCGGCGACGCGGAAGGAGAGCTTGAGGGGATAGGCGTCGGAAGGGGGCTGGAAGTACTTGCGCCCGCTGTACAGGGTGAGCTGGGTCTGCTGCTTGACCGTCTTGTAGACGCAGGCCTTGATGTTGATGTGCAGCGGCGTGATGTCGCACCAGGCGGCCGGGGACTGCAGGGCCTCGCGGACCGCGTCGAAGGGATGGTGGAACACGCCGTACATGTCGACCCGCACCGAGTCTTGCCCCTCGACCGATTCGAGGAAGATCGGGGCGCCGAACTGGTTCTTCTCAAGTTTTACCTTGAGGGCTGCGTACTTGGCGAGGAGGGCCCGCTCGCCGGAAGGCTCGGTCTCCGCCGCACGCGCGAGGCTGCAGCAGAAAAGAATGATCAACAGGACCAATACCAAAAGCCTGGCGGAAACGATCCCTTTTTGAGCTGGCATAGGTTACATCCTCCTCCGGACGGCCGCAGAGCGGGGCCCGGGCGTCGGCATCAGGGGACGCCGCCCTCGTCGGTTGCCTCGGCGTCGGCGACGGCATCGTCCCACAGGGAAAACAGCACGGCGAAGATGACGGGGCCCACGATCAGACCGAGGAGCCCCATGCTGACCACCCCGCAGATGGCGCCCAGGACCACGGCGAGGGTCGAGATGTCGCTGGAGGCGCCGATGGCGAGAGGGCGGATGGCGTTGTCGGCGATGCCGACGAAGACGATGCACCAGGCGGCTAAGAGCCCTGCGGCGAGATAGGAGCCGTTGAGGGCTAGCACCGCGACCAGGGGCACCCAGACGACACCGGTCCCGACCACCGGGACCAGCGCGGCGATGGCGGTCAGGGCGCCGCAGAAGATCGGCGCCGGCACCCCGGCGACCCAGTAGCCGAGCCCGGCCAGCACCCCCTGGGTGGCGCAGGTCAGTACCGTCCCGACGGTCACCGCGGTGGTTATGGAGCGGATCTGTGCGGCGTACAGCTGTGCCTGGCGCGGATCCGGAGCGATCCGACCTATGAAGGCGGCAACGACCCGCTCGCCGTCGCGATAGATGAAGTAAAGGATGAACAATGCGATGGCAAGGGTGCCGAGGAAGCTGAACATGTTGCGCGCGAGATCTGCCGCCAGCCCCAGCACCACGGTGGAGCTCGTGGAGGCGATCTTCCCCCCGAGCCCGGCGAGATCGATGTTGAACCGGTCCACCAGTCCCATGATCTTCTGCACTACGGGGAGGTGCCCGAAATTGCTGGTGCCGGTCTTCCCGATGGTCTGTACCAGCTGCACCACCTGCCGGTACCAGTCCGGCGCGTTGACCGCCGCGGTGACCACCAGTGCGGCCACGGGAAGCACGAAACAGATCGCCACGGCGAGCACCATGATGCCGGCGGAGCGGTCGGGATGTTCAGGATAGCGGCGCAGCACGCGGTTGTAGTGAGGCATGGTGGCGACCCCGATGATGAGCCCCCAGGCGAGGGGCTTCAGGATGGGGGCGGCCAGGATCGTCATGAGGACGACGGCAGCGGCCGTGACCAGGGCCGCAAGTATGCTCAGATAGAGTTTTCTGTCCATCGGGCTCCCCTTTAGGATGGTATGGGCGTTTTCTGGATTACCGGGGTGCTTCGGGAAGTGCCATGGCTGGACCGGGTCCGGTCGCTGATCGAGGCGGGCGCCGAGGCGCCCGCGTGACGGGTAAGGGTGATGTCGCTACCTGGTGGTCTCTATCTTGCGTTCCTTCTCCTCGGGGGCGGCGGTCGGGCGCTGGGTCCCTTCCGGCTGCACCGACTGTTCGGTCTGGAAGGCGGGCCGTTCCCTGCGCTCGTTGCCGAGAACAGGCGGCTCTTCGACAACCTTCCAGTTCTTCCCCACCGGTATCGAGAGTTCTTTCACCCGTGCCGGCTGTACCTGGGGTTGTTGCTTTGCTTCGAAGAAGGTGCAGGCGCTGAGTGACAACAGACTGGTAACGAGCAAGGTGGCGTATGCGTATCTCATGGTGTCGACTCCTGAAGACTTTGTTGCCGGTGCGCTGAATCTGGCTTCCGCTGCCGAGCGGTGGGTCCTGCACTCTCATCGGTCTGAGAGTAAGAATAGCAAGACCCGGATATAATTAAAAGTTTTGTTTTGAACGGCTCGGCAACTCCAGCAGCAGCAACAACAATTGTTCCAGTCGAACATGCCGCAAAAACAGAACAAGGGCTAATTATGGCAAAGAACGGCCCGGGGTCAACCAGAGGGTGTCACATCACCTTGAATTCCGAGAGAGGATACACAGCCATTCCAGAGAGATCGGGCCTCAGTGAAGAGGACTCGACCGGTGCGTTCAGCTGCGGCTCGTCGAAAACGATGCGCACCTCCCCCCCGGTGGCGCTGCGGATCTCGATGGTTTCCGGGAAGGGAACCCCGTCCAGGCTCTGGTATCCCTGGTAGCGCACCTGGTCCCCTGAAGCCGCGACCTTGCGCTCGATCATCCCGATCTCGTCGTAGTAGTAGGCGGTGCCGTCGATCTCCACCTTCTGCCGCAGCGGCCCCGGTACCGGCAGGGGCGGCGGGGCCATCACCCAGCGAAACAGCTGCAGGCTCTTCAGTGCGCTCTCCGCGGGGAGCTCGGAGAGCAGCCCCGTGAAGGCAACCTGCTTGGAGGGGATCACGCAGGTGAACCGGTCGCTCTCGCCGAAAGCCTCCAGCATGGTCTGCCCGAACGGGGAAAGGATGAGCAGATGGTACAGGTCGGGCGCCTGGTAGACCAGGTAGCCGCGCCCGGCGCTGCTGCGCTCCCCCGACGAGGCGGAGAGGCTCACCGAGGACTGCACGGTGGTGATGCCGCGTCCCGGAACCAGTCCGGTGAGAGGCTGTTTGACGGTGGCACAGCCGGAAAAGAAGGCGGCGCAGACGGCGAGCAGGACCAGTCGGATCAACTGGGTGTGGATGCGGTGCGTTTTTATCACGGTAAACCTCGGGTTCATTTCGATAGGCTCTGACGGTTACGCTGAGGGTTCGGCCTGCGCCATGTCGTGGGCCACGAAGCGGCCGCAGACGAAGCAGAAGACGCCGGCAAGCGCCATCACCAGCGGGGTGGACAACAGTGCCGACCGAAGCCCCCACTGGTCGGAAAACCATCCCAGGATGGACGGCGAGACGGCATCCCCCAGGGCATGGATGAAGAAGATGTTGACCGCGAAGGCCATGGCGCGCACCCGCGGGTTGGTCACGTTGATGATGACCGTGTTGAGCGGGCCGGTGTTGAGAAAGAGGAAAAACTCCGCCATGAAGATCGCCGCCATGCAGGAGGGGATGTCCCGCGCCAGGATGGCCCAGGCGGCAAAGGGGGCGCCGATGAAAAAGCCCCACCCCGAAACGAGCAGGTACCCCTTGCTGCTCTTCTTCTGCCAGCGGTCGCCGAGGACGCCCCCGACCAGGGTGCCCAGGATGCCGGCCACCACGGTGACGGCGCCGAACATGAGGTTGGCCTTTTCGACGTTCAGCGCATGGGTGCGGAACAGGAAGGTGGGGATCCACTGCGCCAGCCCGCCGATGGCGAAGGTCATGGCGGCCATGGCGAGCGTGTTGGTGACGAAGGAGCGGTTGTGGAAGAGCTGCAGGTATCCGGCGACACCGCCCTTTTCCTGCCCCGCCGCCTGCTCGGGACTCTCGGCGCTCCCGCGTTCGGGGGTGCGCAGAAACCAGAGCGGCACGGCGATCAGGATACCGGGGAGGCCGACCATGAGGAAGGCGGAGTGCCAGCCGAAGCGCTGACCGAGGACGCCCCCCAGCAGATAACCGAGGGCGCTCCCGACCGGGATGGCGACGTAGAACCAGGAGAGGACGCTGCCGCGCTTTTCCTTCTCGAAGAAGTCGGCGATGAGTCCCGGAGAGACGGTGCCGAAGCTCGCCTCCCCTACCCCGACGGTGGCGCGGGCGGCGAGCAGGGTGCGGTAGCCGGGCGCGAAGCCGGCCAGGATGGTGGCGAAGCTCCAGATGACCACGCCGGTGGAGGCGAGCTTGACCCGATTCCAGTGGTCGCCCAGCCAGCCGAACACCGGCGCGATCACCATGTAGCTCACCATGAAGGCGCTGCCGAGGAGCCCCAGCTCGGTATCGGTTATGGAGAGGTCCGCCTTGATCAGCGGGAAAACGGCGAACAGCACCTGGCGGTCGATGTAGTTCAGGAGGTTTACCGCCAGCAGCAGCCCGAGGGCGTAGCGGCGGTAAGCCAGGGAAATGGGTTCCTTCATCCGACACACTCCTTCATCACAACATTCTTCATCACGACATCATTGAATTTCAGCCACCGCCGCCTGCGCCCTGGCAACGATCTGCGCGGGCTCCTCGAAGCGGAACGATAGCGGTTTCCCGAAGGTGACCGTCACCGTGCCGCGCCTGGGGATGCCGGTGTGCTTCGGCGGGAGGATCTTGTCGGTCCCCGCGATCTTAACCGGCACGATGGGAATCTCCAGTTCCTTGGCGATGATGCCCAGGCCGAGCTGGAAGTCCTGCATGGTACCGTCGTGCGAGTGGCCACCCTCGGGGAAGATCAGGGTGTTCAGCCCCCGGTCGGTGAGCTTTCCCATGTACCTGACGGCCGTGGAGAAGCCGCTGGTCTGAGGCAGCGGGAACAGGTTCAGGAACAGGGTGCCGTACTGGTAGGCAGCCAGGCGCCAGAAGCGGTCCAGACCGTGGTAGTCGCCGAAGAAGAATTCCTCCCAGGCGGCGGTCGCGGTACGGTAACGGACCTCCCTGGGGAGCGCGAACATGAGGGAAGGCTGGTCGAAATACCCCAGGTGGTTGGCGATGAAGATGACCGGGCCCTCAAGCTGCTCGACGTTCTCGCGCCCGCGCACCTCGAGCCTCGCAAAGAGGCGGTACAGGGGGTAGTTCAGGAGCGCGTCCCCCAGCATGCGCAGGGCGCGGACCGGAGCCGTGTTGGTCCAGAAGCGGTAGTGGCCGCGCCGGTGCCCCTTCTCGCGCCGGGCGATGATGCGACGCACCTCGGCGACCCTGGTCTGCGGGCCGATCTGGGAGTCCTCGATATCGAGCCTGAATTCCTGCTCGAGGTAGTTGACCAGTTCCAGGCGGCCGATGGAGGTGAGCCCGAGATCCGCGACCAGCAGGGAATCCTCCCTGATATCGCCGGCATCGGTGCCGGTGACCTTGGCGAGCAGGTTCACCAGGTGGTCCTGGGTCGCCCCGGAGCCGCCGGCGGCTGCGCCCTGCTTCACCTGCTCCTTGACCTGGAACTTTCTGATTTTAAGCGTGGTGGTCTTGGGGAACTCCGGCTCGCGCCAGATGGTGTAGCCGGTGATCTGGTGCATGGTGTCGAGCTGGGAGTTGGCCCGGGCCAGGATCTCGTCGGGTTTGGCGCCGCTGTCGTCCAAAAGGAGAACCGCGTGCACCTCCTCGCCGGCGCCGCGGTCCAGGCCGATGACGCACGATTCCTTCACCCCGGGGACCTTGTTCAGGACCGCCTCCAGCTCGTCGGGATAGACGTTGACCCCGCCGCCGGTGACGATGAGCTCCTTCTCGCGCCCCTTGATGGTGAGCCAGCCGTCGGCTCCGATCTCGCCCAGGTCGCCGGTCTTGAACCAGCCGTCCTCCGTGAAGGCGGCCCTGGTCGCCTGTTCGTTCTGGTAGTAGCCCGGAAAAACGTTGTCTCCTCTCACCACCACTTCCTTGCCGTCCAGCCTCAGCTCCACCCCCGGCAGCGGCGGCCCGACCGAACCGGCCACCTGCTTCTCCACGGTGTTGACGCAGAGAACCGGCGAGCACTCGGAAAGCCCGTACCCCTCGAGCACGGTAAAGCCCATGCTGTCCCAGAAGCGGAACACCTCGGGGTCGAGCGGCGCCCCGCCCGAGACGAACACGGTAAAGTTGGCGCCGAACTTTTTCTGCACCGGGAAGAACAGTTTCTTCCGGGCCGGCTTGGAAAGCCCCTGCCCCAGCTGCGTGAGCGACGCGAAGGCGCCGGTCAGATGCTTCTCGGCCAGCTCCCGCTCGATGGTGGTTTTCAACAGCTGCATCAGCCGCGGCACCGACATGATCACGTAGACGTCTTCCTCGCCCAGCGCCTCCATGATGGCGGAAGGCTTGAGGGTGCGCGGGTAGATGACGGCGGCGCCGCGGTACAGCGGCGTGAAGAAGCCCCCCATCTGCTCGAACATGTGCGACAGCGGCAGCAGCGACAGAAAGGAAAACTCGGGGGTGATGATGGGAACCTGACGGTTGATCTGGACCATGTTGGCCACCAGGTTCCCGTGGGTCAGGATCACCCCTTTGGGGTTGCCGGTGGTACCCGAGGTGTAGATGAGCTGGGCGATGTCGTCGGGGCCCGGGTGCACCACGTCGGCGTAGGGGGGGGCGTCCTCGAGCAGATACTTCAGGTCCTCCAGGAGCAGACCATCCGGAACGTCGAGCCGCTCCGGCTTGAACCGGCTCTGCAGCACCACCTTGGCCTGGGTGAGCTTCAGGATCGATTCGGCGCGGCCGCGGTCCGACATGAAATCGACGGGAACGGCGATGGCGCCGCGCATGATGATGCCCCAGTAGGCAACGCCCCACCAGGACGAGTTCGGCCCCCATAACAGCACGCGATCCCCGGGCGCCACGCCCTGACGCGCGAGCAGCCCCGCCATCTTCAGGGAGAGCTCGGAGAGCTCGCGATACGAAACCGCGAAGCGGCGCACGCCGGTTCGGTTCACCAGAGCGGTCTTATCCCCCCGCGGCGCAAAGCTATGAAAAAGATCTACCAGTGTCCGCATCTCTGACTCCCGTAGGCGGCGCATGTCAGTTGCAGCTTTATGAGGTACCATCACAACTTCGAACGAAAAGAAAGATCGGGCGGCACCACCTACTGACACTACTAAACGTCCGCATCATCTTCCCAAGGAAGCATTGTCACACGTGCGCATCGCTTTGGCAACCATGCAGCGCTGCCGAGCAATCAATCGCGGCGCTGTGAGCAACTGCTACGGGCAAGGGAGTTTAACCGAAGCCCGCCGCAAAACCAATCCCAAAACAGAAATAAAGAGCGGACTGAGCCGCAAACGCAGATGCTTACCCCTTTACCGCAGTATCTATGCAACAAAAAAAGCCGCCCCGTTAGGGAGCGGCTTTTAAACCGAATCAGTGCGGATCAGGCCACCTTCGCCTTTGCACTGTCCTTGGGAGCCTTGGCCCCTTTGGTGACCTTGGCGGGCTTGGCCGGCTTGACAGGCTTGGCCGCCTTGGCGGCCTTGGCGGGAACCGCCTTCTTCGCCTCGATGTTGGCCATGCGCACGCCGCGCGCCTTGGCGAGATTGTCGGCCAGACCGCGGTCCAGGGCCATTTTCCGGCGCGCTTCGGAGTAGTTCTTGGCCGCCAGCGGCTGCTTGCCCGGAATGCCGAACTGCTTCTTGTACTCGCCCGGCTTCATGCCATGCGCGGTGTTCAGGTGACGGGCCAGCGTCTTGAAGCCCCCTTTGCCACACAGCATGCAGACGACCTCGCCTTTCTTGAACGCTTCTTTTACTGTCAAGGAAGCTTTGGGTTCCTCTACACCCTCGACAGGTTCACCGGCTTCAAGATTTTTGAGGGCGCTGTGCACTTTGCTGATTTCGAATATAAGCTGATCAGAAGTCATCGGAGTGCTAGACGCATGTGACGCCACGATCTGAGCTGCGATTTCTACCAAAGTTGCCATTGATATCCCTCCATTGATCATTATGTACCTTGGATTATAGTGGCAGGTTTCCAAGCATTGTCAAATCAACAAAATAAACTTTTTATGTATGTCATCCGTGATAGCAAGAGAGGAGGATCAATGACAGGCAATGGGCCTGAGCGTTGTCAGTATCCCCAGAAGAGAAACCGACAGAATGTTCGATTGCCTGAGGTATAAAAGAGAATGAGCCTGTTGCTGCCGTACCAGATACAGAAAGACGCTTTGGTATACCATCCGGCCTCGTTCCGGGTAGCGGAGCGACGTCCCGGCGCACCGGGCAACACTACCTGGGCGGTAGGGAAAAGATTTACCAGAAATAACTTTTATTTTAGTCAACAAGTAGAGTTTTATGGTTGACAAAAGGACAGTGCCTCAGTATTACTAGAGTCACGGATTAAAGCAGCACCCCTGACAACCGAATAGCATAACTTATCCAGAGCGATCGAGGGACTGGCCCTATGACATCGCGGCAACCTCCCCACGGGGGGAAGGTGCCAAATCCAGCGGAACGGCAACGTTCCGAAAGATAAGGAAGTGCGGACCGACAATAGAAAAGTCCCCTTCCGACCCCGGAAGGGGACTTTTTCCATTTGGAGGCTACGATGCACATCGCAACCACTGCAGCACAGATAGGACTCGAGCGCGAGAGCCGGACCGGCGCGGTCACGGTCCCCATCTATCAGACCGCCACCTTCCGCCACCCCGGCCTGGGCCAGAGCACCGGGTACGATTACAGCCGCTCCGGCAACCCGACCCGCCAGGCCCTGGAGGAAGGGATCGCAAAACTCGAAGGCGCGAGCCGCGGCTTCGCCTACGCCTCCGGAATGGCCGCCATCACGAGCCTCATGTTCCTGTTTCAACAGGGAGACCACCTGATCGTCACCGAGGACCTCTACGGCGGAAGCTACCGGCTGTTCGAGAAGCTGTTCCAGCAGTTCGGCCTGAGCTTCAGCTACGTCGACACGAGCGACGTGGAGCTGGTGCGCCGGGCGATCCGCCCGAACACCCGCGCCCTGTTCGTGGAATCGCTCACCAATCCGCTGCTCAAGGTGGCCGACGTGCGGCGACTGGCCGAGATTTGTAAGGGCAACGACATGCTCTGCATCGTCGACAACACCTTCCTCACCCCGTACCTGTTGCGCTGCCTCGACCTCGGCGCCGACATCACCGTCTACTCGGGGAGCAAGTACCTGGCCGGGCACAACGACGTGGTCTGCGGCCTGGTGGCGGTAAAAGACGCGGCCCTCGCGGAAAAGGTCTATTTCCACCAAAACGGCGCCGGCGCGGTCCTGGGACCGCAGGATTCCTGGCTCACCGTCCGCGGCATCAAGACGCTCAGCATCCGCATGGACCGCCAGCAGGAAAACGCCCTGGCGCTGGCCCAGTGGCTTACCCGGCACCCGCGGGTGGGACGGGTCTACTATCCCGGGCTCCCCGACCACCCGGGGCACGACCTGATGAAGCACCAGTGCGGAGGCTTCGGCGCCATGATCGCCTTCGAGGTGACCGAACCGGAGCTGGTGAACCAGCTCCTGATGAAGACGGAGCTCATCTCCTTCGCCGAGAGCCTCGGCGGGGTCGAGAGCCTGATCACCTTCCCGCGGGTGCAGACCCACGCGGACATCGAGCCCGAGAAACTGCAGCGGCTCGGCATCAACCACCTGCTGCTGCGCCTGTCGGTGGGAATAGAAGACAAAGACGACCTGATCGCCGACCTGGCCCAGGCATTCGAAGGAGAGCACGCATGAAATTCGCCACCGAACTGATCCACGGCGTCGACCCGATCGACCCCGAGCACGGCTCCGTAAGCCACCCCATCTACCTCTCGTCGACCTTCGCGCAGCGCTCGGTAGACAGCTTCGGCCGCTACGACTACGCCCGCTCCGGCAACCCGACCCGCGAGGCGCTGGAGGAGGCGATCGCCGGTCTGGAAAAGGGAGCGGTCGGCCTGGCCTTCGCGTCGGGGATCGCGGCCACCGCCTCCACCCTGCTCCTGTTCAAGCCGGGCGATCACCTGGTGGTGTGCGAAGACGTCTACGGCGGCACCTTCCGGCTCCTCACCACCTTGTTCAAGGGATGGGGACTCGAGGCCACCTTCGTGGATGCCACCGACAACGCCGCCATCGCCGCCGCGATCCGGCCCGAAACAAAGGCCCTCTACCTGGAGACGCCGTCCAACCCGCTGATCAAGATCACCGATCTCGCCGCCGCGGTCGACCTGGCGAGGGAGAACGGCATCCTCACCATCGTGGACAACACGTTCATGACCCCGTACCTGCAGCGGCCGCTGGAGCTTGGCTGCGACATCGTGGTGCACAGCGGCACCAAGTTCCTGAACGGCCACTCCGACGTGATCTGCGGTTTCGCGGTCGCCAAGGACCCGGAACTGGGGCAGCGGCTGCGCTTCATCCAGAACGCCTTCGGCGCGGTGCTCGGTCCGCAGGACAGCTGGCTGGTGCTGCGCGGCCTGAAAACCCTCAAGGTCCGCATGGAGGAGCACCAGGCAAGTGCGCGAAAGATCGTGGCCTGGCTGGGCGAGCAGAAGGCGGTGCAGCGGGTCTACTATCCCGGCCTCCCCGACCACCCGGGTTACGAGATCCACAACCGCCAGGCCGGCGGTCCCGGGGGCGTGCTCTCCTTCGAGCTTGACAGCTACGACACCACCAAGCGTCTCCTGGAAGGGGTGAAGCTGGCTGCCTTCGCGGTCAGCCTGGGGGGCGTGGAGAGCATCCTCTCCTACCCCGCCAAGATGTCGCACGCGGCCATGCCCCCGGCCGAGCGCGAGGCCCGCGGCATCAAGGACACCCTGGTCCGTCTCTCGGTGGGTCTCGAGGACCCGGACGACCTCATCGCAGACATGGCGAGGTTCCTCAACGTTTAAGAGAGGCGGCATCGCGTCTGCCATACCCTGTAGGGGCGGATTATCATTCGCCCCCTCCATTGCGCACACCTTACAAGCAGTTACGCAAAGTACGCTGAGTATCCGCGATGATCGCAAAGAAAGGCTC
It encodes the following:
- a CDS encoding trans-sulfuration enzyme family protein, with amino-acid sequence MKFATELIHGVDPIDPEHGSVSHPIYLSSTFAQRSVDSFGRYDYARSGNPTREALEEAIAGLEKGAVGLAFASGIAATASTLLLFKPGDHLVVCEDVYGGTFRLLTTLFKGWGLEATFVDATDNAAIAAAIRPETKALYLETPSNPLIKITDLAAAVDLARENGILTIVDNTFMTPYLQRPLELGCDIVVHSGTKFLNGHSDVICGFAVAKDPELGQRLRFIQNAFGAVLGPQDSWLVLRGLKTLKVRMEEHQASARKIVAWLGEQKAVQRVYYPGLPDHPGYEIHNRQAGGPGGVLSFELDSYDTTKRLLEGVKLAAFAVSLGGVESILSYPAKMSHAAMPPAEREARGIKDTLVRLSVGLEDPDDLIADMARFLNV